Proteins co-encoded in one Gleimia hominis genomic window:
- a CDS encoding YibE/F family protein: MSHAHHNHGPLELPRKRLLRIRLTLAAIVLPLAIATVVGLVLLWPSGKTPVGSVDAVHKDATAGAATITDLRPETCAEVGGTYGGEGGASGGTGGTSEEEGTSQVEGTSGGDGPGAANAVCARIDRGLNVGQTVVVQVPPEVYQSLKKGTHLKILQNKLPAQSSVGTPEPTAETEPNQEGASGVDATQPQNPDATQPQNPEVITYYWDIERGTSMATLIAIYVVLVLIVARVRGAAAICGLAASVLVLLYFVMPALMSGEHALAVTLTGISAMMFSSVYLAHGISIRTTTALLGTFGGVVLSVVIAVWQVGANHLSGASNEDAQLIFGFIPAISLQWLLICGIVIAGLGALNDVTITQASAVWELHEANPRMGRARLFARAMRIGRDHIASTVYTLAFAYAGTALPALLLALMVRRSGWDLVTSASIAEEIVRTLIASIGLIAAIPLTTAVGTLLVSITKPPVAEPQVR; the protein is encoded by the coding sequence ATGTCGCACGCGCACCACAACCACGGGCCCCTAGAGCTGCCTCGCAAACGCCTACTCAGAATCAGGCTCACACTAGCCGCAATAGTACTGCCATTAGCGATCGCCACGGTCGTCGGGTTGGTGCTTCTGTGGCCGTCAGGGAAAACCCCCGTCGGAAGTGTCGATGCCGTACATAAAGACGCCACGGCGGGCGCCGCTACCATAACCGATTTGCGTCCAGAAACGTGTGCGGAAGTAGGGGGTACCTACGGAGGGGAAGGAGGTGCCTCGGGTGGAACAGGGGGCACATCTGAAGAGGAGGGTACTTCCCAAGTGGAGGGTACCTCGGGTGGTGATGGACCTGGCGCAGCTAACGCCGTGTGCGCGCGCATAGACCGCGGGTTGAACGTTGGTCAAACCGTTGTCGTGCAAGTACCCCCGGAGGTGTACCAGTCCCTCAAAAAAGGAACGCACCTGAAAATACTGCAAAATAAACTCCCGGCCCAGAGCAGTGTGGGAACCCCCGAACCGACGGCGGAAACCGAACCAAATCAAGAGGGTGCTTCTGGTGTCGACGCTACCCAGCCTCAAAACCCGGACGCTACCCAGCCTCAAAACCCGGAGGTAATTACCTATTACTGGGATATTGAACGCGGTACCTCGATGGCAACTCTAATCGCAATTTACGTGGTGCTCGTACTGATCGTAGCGAGGGTACGTGGGGCTGCGGCGATCTGCGGTCTAGCTGCGTCCGTGCTCGTCCTCTTATATTTTGTGATGCCCGCACTCATGAGTGGGGAACACGCGCTCGCGGTAACGCTAACTGGCATTAGTGCAATGATGTTCTCTTCCGTGTATTTAGCACACGGTATCTCGATCCGCACAACAACTGCGCTGCTGGGCACATTCGGTGGGGTCGTGCTGAGTGTCGTAATCGCGGTTTGGCAGGTGGGAGCCAACCACCTCTCAGGCGCATCCAACGAAGATGCGCAACTGATCTTCGGCTTCATTCCCGCTATTTCTCTGCAGTGGCTTCTGATCTGCGGAATCGTAATTGCGGGGCTGGGGGCGCTCAACGACGTGACCATCACGCAAGCGTCCGCGGTTTGGGAACTACATGAAGCTAACCCGCGCATGGGGCGGGCACGTTTATTTGCCCGCGCAATGCGGATTGGGCGCGACCACATCGCCTCCACCGTTTACACCCTGGCGTTCGCGTACGCAGGTACCGCCCTGCCTGCACTCCTGTTAGCGCTCATGGTTCGGCGCAGCGGTTGGGACCTGGTGACTTCCGCATCCATCGCCGAAGAAATAGTACGTACCCTCATCGCTTCCATCGGGTTGATTGCCGCGATACCGCTCACCACCGCCGTAGGTACCCTCCTTGTTTCCATCACGAAACCACCCGTAGCCGAGCCGCAAGTGCGCTGA
- a CDS encoding uracil-xanthine permease family protein, with protein MAVKWKLHGDGVHIAPGDVVQPDERLAWPATIGIGMQHVVAMFGATFLVPLLTGFNPSTTLFFTGIGTILFILITAGKLPSYLGSSFALIAPITAITGYVQGGGAIDPHRMAVAQGGIISAGLALLIVGLIVMVAGHRWIDVLMPPVVTGTIVALIGFNLAPAAWNNVKQAPVTAIVTIVSVLLVTVLFKGIVGRLSILIGVLIGYACAVIRGEVDFSTLSDAAWVGLPSFHAPAFDISALGLFVPVVLVLIAENVGHVKSVSAMTGRNLDTLTGRALFADGLSTVFAGSGGGSGTTTYAENIGVMAATRVYSTAAYIVAALTALALSMFPKFGVLIATIPVGVLGGAATILYGMIGMLGVRIWVQNRTDFSDPVNLNTAAVAMVVAIANYTWHWGDMVFEGIALGSFGALAMYHAMRWISRLRGTSLESASPASAPAGSELEPGQLERSWDRGADGKQARTHHDQRFESADTKPGTPNA; from the coding sequence AAATGGAAACTGCACGGAGACGGCGTGCACATAGCCCCCGGTGACGTGGTTCAGCCCGATGAACGGCTCGCATGGCCCGCCACAATCGGAATCGGGATGCAACACGTGGTGGCAATGTTCGGAGCCACATTCCTCGTTCCGTTACTAACTGGTTTCAATCCTTCAACGACATTATTTTTCACAGGGATTGGAACCATTCTTTTTATCCTCATTACAGCCGGGAAACTTCCAAGTTATCTCGGCTCTTCTTTTGCCCTCATCGCCCCAATCACCGCCATCACCGGATACGTCCAAGGTGGAGGCGCCATTGACCCACACAGAATGGCGGTCGCACAAGGTGGAATCATCTCCGCAGGCCTGGCGCTCCTAATCGTCGGGTTAATCGTCATGGTGGCGGGCCACAGGTGGATCGACGTGCTCATGCCCCCGGTTGTTACAGGCACCATCGTGGCCCTCATCGGATTCAACCTGGCTCCCGCGGCGTGGAACAACGTTAAACAAGCTCCCGTAACCGCAATCGTCACCATCGTTTCCGTCCTCCTCGTGACCGTCCTGTTCAAAGGAATCGTCGGACGCCTATCGATCCTAATCGGTGTGCTCATTGGCTACGCGTGCGCTGTGATCCGTGGGGAAGTTGATTTTTCCACCCTGTCCGACGCCGCCTGGGTGGGCCTACCCAGCTTCCACGCTCCCGCATTCGACATCTCCGCACTTGGACTCTTCGTGCCCGTCGTCCTCGTGCTCATCGCAGAAAACGTGGGGCACGTGAAATCCGTGTCCGCTATGACTGGGCGCAACCTAGACACCCTCACAGGCCGGGCCCTGTTCGCCGACGGGCTCTCCACCGTGTTCGCTGGTTCCGGTGGTGGTTCCGGTACCACCACGTACGCGGAGAACATTGGGGTTATGGCCGCCACCCGCGTCTACTCAACAGCCGCCTACATTGTTGCCGCGCTAACCGCGCTCGCACTGTCCATGTTCCCCAAGTTCGGGGTGCTGATCGCCACGATTCCCGTGGGAGTACTTGGTGGGGCTGCGACGATCCTGTACGGCATGATCGGCATGCTTGGCGTGCGCATCTGGGTGCAGAACCGCACCGACTTCTCTGACCCCGTCAACCTGAACACAGCAGCAGTCGCCATGGTGGTTGCGATAGCGAACTACACGTGGCACTGGGGAGACATGGTGTTTGAGGGAATCGCACTAGGCTCGTTCGGCGCCCTTGCGATGTACCACGCGATGCGGTGGATCTCTCGGCTAAGGGGTACCTCGCTGGAATCCGCCAGCCCCGCCTCCGCACCAGCCGGTTCCGAACTGGAACCCGGGCAGCTGGAACGCTCCTGGGACCGCGGAGCAGACGGGAAACAAGCCCGCACCCACCACGACCAGCGCTTTGAATCCGCCGACACCAAACCAGGTACCCCCAACGCGTAA
- a CDS encoding DUF2316 family protein: MSINAKQCDATAHELQNLCNKLTVSPAWIATKLGYANEQYLHEVLAIAPSVNPAEVWRVRDFLCAVAAKEGVRVPAFSVLKSSMRSTAKMWFGNWEVPAVD; the protein is encoded by the coding sequence ATGTCAATAAACGCTAAACAATGCGACGCAACCGCGCATGAACTGCAAAACCTGTGCAATAAACTCACGGTTTCACCCGCGTGGATTGCGACGAAACTGGGGTATGCGAACGAGCAGTATTTACATGAGGTACTTGCAATCGCGCCCAGCGTTAACCCCGCGGAAGTGTGGCGGGTGCGCGACTTCCTGTGCGCGGTAGCGGCGAAAGAGGGGGTGAGGGTACCTGCGTTCTCGGTGCTGAAAAGCAGCATGCGTTCGACTGCGAAAATGTGGTTCGGTAACTGGGAGGTGCCGGCTGTCGACTAG